A region of Vespula vulgaris chromosome 1, iyVesVulg1.1, whole genome shotgun sequence DNA encodes the following proteins:
- the LOC127071287 gene encoding ankyrin-3-like isoform X23 — MTGEEGKGGGGAGGNTNVNATDNVNNVNANINANVNVNINANTNVVHQNGGTEKAPVVGGTNVETLPRAGKQSDPSTSFLRAARAGQLEKVLEYLESGVDINASNANGLNALHLAAKDGHLEIVRELLNRGAVVDAATKKGNTALHIASLAGQEEVVQLLVQQGASVNAQSQNGFTPLYMAAQENHDSVVKYLLSKGANQTLTTEDGFTPLAVAMQQGHDKVVAVLLENDTRGKVRLPALHIAAKKDDCNAAALLLQNDHNPDVTSKSGFTPLHIAAHYGNDRIASLLYDRGADVNFAAKHNITPIHVAAKWGKIKMVNLLISKRANIEAKTRDGLTPLHCAARSGHHEVVDILIERGAPIGSKTKNGLAPLHMAAQGDHVDAARVLLYHRAPVDEVTVDYLTALHVAAHCGHVRVAKLLLDRNADPNARALNGFTPLHIACKKNRIKVVELLLKHKASIEATTESGLTPLHVASFMGCMNIVIYLLQHEASPDIPTVRGETPLHLAARANQTDIIRILLRNGAQVDARAREEQTPLHVASRLGNVDIVMLLLQHGAGVDATTKDLYTPLHIAAKEGQEEVASVLLENGASLTATTKKGFTPLHLAAKYGNMNVARLLLQKNAPVDAQGKNGVTPLHVASHYDHQNVALLLLDKGASPHAMAKNGHTPLHIAARKNQMDIATTLLEYGAKANAESKAGFTPLHLSAQEGHTDMSTLLIEHKADTNHKAKNGLTPLHLCAQEDKVNVASILVKNGAQIDVKTKAGYTPLHVAAHFGQAAMVRFLLRSGATVDNSTNAGYTPLHQAAQQGHTLVINLLLESKAKPNAVTNNGQTALDIAQKLGYISVIETLKVVTETIITTTHTITIEEKYRVQAPESMQETFMSDSEDEGGGDEIGIAAMNVYGQPPHAQHVYLPSYYQGQMTYTREDPMLSDQHQYRYMTVDDMKSMGDDSMRVNVTDDERDNRHAGAPTITEMITKENYQRSNAANLKPDNIDINRHPVHVGASIEFLITSLAALGTVSKGQGMWRDSYVCA, encoded by the exons agTGATCCAAGCACGTCATTTTTGAGAGCAGCTCGCGCGGGTCAGTTGGAAAAGGTTCTGGAGTATCTTGAATCGGGTGTGGACATTAACGCATCAAATGCT AACGGACTGAATGCTTTGCACCTGGCAGCTAAGGATGGCCACTTGGAAATTGTCCGAGAACTTCTTAATCGTGGCGCAGTAGTCGATGCTGCTACTAAAAAGGGAAACACCGCATTGCACATTGCTTCTCTTG CTGGACAAGAGGAGGTTGTACAATTGCTCGTTCAACAGGGTGCTTCTGTGAACGCACAGTCACAAAATGGGTTCACACCGCTCTATATGGCTGCTCAAGAGAATCACGACTCTGTGGTCAAGTACCTCCTCAGTAAGGGTGCCAACCAAACCCTCACGACGGAG GATGGATTCACTCCATTGGCGGTGGCCATGCAACAGGGTCATGATAAAGTAGTAGCCGTTCTATTGGAAAATGATACTCGCGGTAAAGTTCGATTACCTGCCCTCCACATCGCTGCTAAGAAGGATGATTGTAATGCGGCTGCCCTACTTTTGCAA AACGACCATAATCCCGACGTAACTTCGAAAAGCGGTTTTACACCACTTCACATAGCCGCACATTATGGCAACGATCGAATTGCTTCCTTACTTTATGATAGAGGTGCGGATGTAAATTTTGCTGCTAAA CACAATATTACGCCGATTCATGTAGCTGCAAAATggggaaaaattaaaatggtaAATCTTCTGATAAGTAAAAGAGCAAATATCGAAGCAAAAACGAGAGATGGCCTTACTCCTCTTCATTGTGCAGCAAGATCAGGTCATCATGAGGTTGTTGATATTCTTATTGAAAGAGGAGCACCCATTGGCTCGAAGACAAAG AATGGTCTTGCACCATTACACATGGCTGCTCAAGGGGATCATGTAGATGCCGCAAGGGTTCTACTTTATCATCGTGCACCTGTGGATGAAGTAACAGTAGATTATTTGACAGCATTGCATGTGGCAGCTCATTGCGGTCACGTAAGAGTGGCCAAACTTTTACTTGATAGAAATGCAGATCCTAATGCACGTGCACTCAATGGTTTCACACCTTTACACATTGCGTGTAAGAAGAACAGAATCAAAGTAGTTGAACTTCTCTTAAAACATAAAGCTAGTATCGAAGCCACTACGGAg tCCGGATTAACTCCGCTGCATGTAGCAAGTTTTATGGGATGTATGAACATCGTCATTTACTTGCTGCAACACGAAGCTAGTCCAGACATACCGACAGTAAGAGGCGAAACGCCGTTACATTTAGCTGCCAGAGCAAATCAGACTGATATTATCAGAATACTTCTTAGGAACGGTGCTCAAGTTGACGCTAGAGCAAGG gAGGAACAAACGCCGCTTCACGTTGCTTCCCGCTTAGGCAATGTTGACATTGTAATGTTGCTATTACAACACGGTGCTGGAGTTGATGCCACAACGAAAGATTTGTACACTCCACTTCATATCGCAGCTAAGGAGGGTCAAGAAGAG GTTGCTTcagttttattagaaaatggaGCATCACTTACTGCTACGACTAAGAAAGGTTTTACCCCTTTGCATTTGGCAGCTAAATACGGCAATATGAATGTAGCGAGGTTGTTACTACAGAAAAATGCACCGGTTGATGCTCAAGGAAAG aACGGAGTAACTCCTCTTCACGTAGCATCGCATTATGACCATCAGAATGTAGCGTTACTTCTATTAGATAAGGGTGCTTCGCCACATGCTATGGCTAAAAATGGCCACACGCCTTTACATATTGCAGCACGAAAAAATCAG atGGATATTGCAACTACATTACTAGAATATGGCGCGAAAGCGAATGCAGAATCAAAAGCAGGATTTACGCCGCTACATTTAAGTGCACAAGAAGGACACACCGATATGTCAACTTTACTTATCGAACACAAGGCAGACACAAATCATAAAGCGAAG AATGGTCTTACGCCGTTACACTTATGCGCACAAGAGGATAAAGTCAACGTTGCTTCTATTCTCGTAAAGAATGGTGCTCAGATTGATGTTAAAACAAAG GCTGGTTACACACCATTGCACGTTGCAGCTCATTTTGGTCAAGCAGCAATGGTACGATTCCTTTTGCGGTCTGGTGCCACTGTTGATAACAGTACCAATGCTGGTTATACGCCGTTACATCAAGCTGCACAGCAGGGCCACACGCTGGTTATTAATTTACTGTTAGAAAGTAAAGCTAAGCCAAATGCTGTAACCAAT AATGGACAAACCGCTTTAGATATTGCACAAAAACTTGGCTATATCAGTGTCATCGAAACTCTAAAGGTTGTAACAGAAACTATCATTACTACGACACATACTATCactattgaagaaaaatatagagtaCAAGCACCTGAATCCATGCAAGAAACGTTCATGAGCGACAGTGAAGATGAAGGTG GTGGTGATGAAATCGGCATAGCAGCCATGAATGTGTACGGGCAGCCTCCACACGCGCAACACGTGTACCTTCCTTCTTACTACCAGGGCCAAATGACCTATACCC GTGAAGATCCAATGCTCAGCGACCAACATCAATACCGTTACATGACTGTTGATGATATGAAATCTATGGGAGACGACTCCATGCGTGTCAATGTGACGGATGATGAGAGAGATAATCGACATGCTGGAG CTCCCACAATAACAGAAATGATCACCAAGGAAAATTATCAACGTTCTAATGCCGCAAATCTCAAGCCAGACAATATAGATATCAATAGGCATCCGGTTCACGTTGG TGCCTCTATAGAGTTCCTAATTACATCGCTGGCTGCTCTCGGTACCGTGTCAAAAGGACAAGGAATGTGGAGGGACAG cTATGTTTGCGCATAA
- the LOC127071539 gene encoding uncharacterized protein LOC127071539 — MGRAPVVNAINIITSSAIITVVGRNGRRLARSLLGFDISSSSSSLSLSSSSSLSSSSSSSSSSLSSSSSLHSYVMAYDMHSATCYATCSRRDVRFVESLLLIGAVVSLTLVVFWLTAKRDPRPKYHSNLYNINAAPEDFISVADVREVRFAFDRDFSDKDFCQAPARLVIIISISH; from the exons ATGGGCCGCGCTCCCGTCGTTAATGCAATTAACATAATAACGAGTAGTGCGATCATTACAGTAGTTGGTAGAAATGGACGTAGATTAGCTCGCTCGTTGCTCGGTTTTGACATATCatcctcatcgtcgtcgttgtcgttgtcgtcatcatcgtcgttgtcgtcgtcgtcgtcgtcgtcatcatcgtcattgtcatcgtcgtcgtcgttgcatTCATACGTTATGGCCTATGACATGCACTCAGCTACCTGTTATGCAACGTGCAGCAGACGCGACGTGCGTTTCGTTGAGAGTTTGCTACTCATTGGTGCAGTAGTCAGTTTAACCCTCGTCGTCTTTTGGCTAACTGCCAAACGCGATCCAAGACCGAAATATCACTCGAATTTATATAACATCAACGCGGCGCCg GAAGACTTTATATCCGTCGCTGACGTTCGCGAAGTAAGATTTGCGTTCGATCGAGATTTTTCGGATAAGGACTTTTGCCAAGCGCCAGCACgtcttgtaataattatatccatatctcattag
- the LOC127071287 gene encoding ankyrin-3-like isoform X24, which translates to MTGEEGKGGGGAGGNTNVNATDNVNNVNANINANVNVNINANTNVVHQNGGTEKAPVVGGTNVETLPRAGKQSDPSTSFLRAARAGQLEKVLEYLESGVDINASNANGLNALHLAAKDGHLEIVRELLNRGAVVDAATKKGNTALHIASLAGQEEVVQLLVQQGASVNAQSQNGFTPLYMAAQENHDSVVKYLLSKGANQTLTTEDGFTPLAVAMQQGHDKVVAVLLENDTRGKVRLPALHIAAKKDDCNAAALLLQNDHNPDVTSKSGFTPLHIAAHYGNDRIASLLYDRGADVNFAAKHNITPIHVAAKWGKIKMVNLLISKRANIEAKTRDGLTPLHCAARSGHHEVVDILIERGAPIGSKTKNGLAPLHMAAQGDHVDAARVLLYHRAPVDEVTVDYLTALHVAAHCGHVRVAKLLLDRNADPNARALNGFTPLHIACKKNRIKVVELLLKHKASIEATTESGLTPLHVASFMGCMNIVIYLLQHEASPDIPTVRGETPLHLAARANQTDIIRILLRNGAQVDARAREEQTPLHVASRLGNVDIVMLLLQHGAGVDATTKDLYTPLHIAAKEGQEEVASVLLENGASLTATTKKGFTPLHLAAKYGNMNVARLLLQKNAPVDAQGKNGVTPLHVASHYDHQNVALLLLDKGASPHAMAKNGHTPLHIAARKNQMDIATTLLEYGAKANAESKAGFTPLHLSAQEGHTDMSTLLIEHKADTNHKAKNGLTPLHLCAQEDKVNVASILVKNGAQIDVKTKAGYTPLHVAAHFGQAAMVRFLLRSGATVDNSTNAGYTPLHQAAQQGHTLVINLLLESKAKPNAVTNNGQTALDIAQKLGYISVIETLKVVTETIITTTHTITIEEKYRVQAPESMQETFMSDSEDEGGGDEIGIAAMNVYGQPPHAQHVYLPSYYQGQMTYTREDPMLSDQHQYRYMTVDDMKSMGDDSMRVNVTDDERDNRHAGAPTITEMITKENYQRSNAANLKPDNIDINRHPVHVGYVCA; encoded by the exons agTGATCCAAGCACGTCATTTTTGAGAGCAGCTCGCGCGGGTCAGTTGGAAAAGGTTCTGGAGTATCTTGAATCGGGTGTGGACATTAACGCATCAAATGCT AACGGACTGAATGCTTTGCACCTGGCAGCTAAGGATGGCCACTTGGAAATTGTCCGAGAACTTCTTAATCGTGGCGCAGTAGTCGATGCTGCTACTAAAAAGGGAAACACCGCATTGCACATTGCTTCTCTTG CTGGACAAGAGGAGGTTGTACAATTGCTCGTTCAACAGGGTGCTTCTGTGAACGCACAGTCACAAAATGGGTTCACACCGCTCTATATGGCTGCTCAAGAGAATCACGACTCTGTGGTCAAGTACCTCCTCAGTAAGGGTGCCAACCAAACCCTCACGACGGAG GATGGATTCACTCCATTGGCGGTGGCCATGCAACAGGGTCATGATAAAGTAGTAGCCGTTCTATTGGAAAATGATACTCGCGGTAAAGTTCGATTACCTGCCCTCCACATCGCTGCTAAGAAGGATGATTGTAATGCGGCTGCCCTACTTTTGCAA AACGACCATAATCCCGACGTAACTTCGAAAAGCGGTTTTACACCACTTCACATAGCCGCACATTATGGCAACGATCGAATTGCTTCCTTACTTTATGATAGAGGTGCGGATGTAAATTTTGCTGCTAAA CACAATATTACGCCGATTCATGTAGCTGCAAAATggggaaaaattaaaatggtaAATCTTCTGATAAGTAAAAGAGCAAATATCGAAGCAAAAACGAGAGATGGCCTTACTCCTCTTCATTGTGCAGCAAGATCAGGTCATCATGAGGTTGTTGATATTCTTATTGAAAGAGGAGCACCCATTGGCTCGAAGACAAAG AATGGTCTTGCACCATTACACATGGCTGCTCAAGGGGATCATGTAGATGCCGCAAGGGTTCTACTTTATCATCGTGCACCTGTGGATGAAGTAACAGTAGATTATTTGACAGCATTGCATGTGGCAGCTCATTGCGGTCACGTAAGAGTGGCCAAACTTTTACTTGATAGAAATGCAGATCCTAATGCACGTGCACTCAATGGTTTCACACCTTTACACATTGCGTGTAAGAAGAACAGAATCAAAGTAGTTGAACTTCTCTTAAAACATAAAGCTAGTATCGAAGCCACTACGGAg tCCGGATTAACTCCGCTGCATGTAGCAAGTTTTATGGGATGTATGAACATCGTCATTTACTTGCTGCAACACGAAGCTAGTCCAGACATACCGACAGTAAGAGGCGAAACGCCGTTACATTTAGCTGCCAGAGCAAATCAGACTGATATTATCAGAATACTTCTTAGGAACGGTGCTCAAGTTGACGCTAGAGCAAGG gAGGAACAAACGCCGCTTCACGTTGCTTCCCGCTTAGGCAATGTTGACATTGTAATGTTGCTATTACAACACGGTGCTGGAGTTGATGCCACAACGAAAGATTTGTACACTCCACTTCATATCGCAGCTAAGGAGGGTCAAGAAGAG GTTGCTTcagttttattagaaaatggaGCATCACTTACTGCTACGACTAAGAAAGGTTTTACCCCTTTGCATTTGGCAGCTAAATACGGCAATATGAATGTAGCGAGGTTGTTACTACAGAAAAATGCACCGGTTGATGCTCAAGGAAAG aACGGAGTAACTCCTCTTCACGTAGCATCGCATTATGACCATCAGAATGTAGCGTTACTTCTATTAGATAAGGGTGCTTCGCCACATGCTATGGCTAAAAATGGCCACACGCCTTTACATATTGCAGCACGAAAAAATCAG atGGATATTGCAACTACATTACTAGAATATGGCGCGAAAGCGAATGCAGAATCAAAAGCAGGATTTACGCCGCTACATTTAAGTGCACAAGAAGGACACACCGATATGTCAACTTTACTTATCGAACACAAGGCAGACACAAATCATAAAGCGAAG AATGGTCTTACGCCGTTACACTTATGCGCACAAGAGGATAAAGTCAACGTTGCTTCTATTCTCGTAAAGAATGGTGCTCAGATTGATGTTAAAACAAAG GCTGGTTACACACCATTGCACGTTGCAGCTCATTTTGGTCAAGCAGCAATGGTACGATTCCTTTTGCGGTCTGGTGCCACTGTTGATAACAGTACCAATGCTGGTTATACGCCGTTACATCAAGCTGCACAGCAGGGCCACACGCTGGTTATTAATTTACTGTTAGAAAGTAAAGCTAAGCCAAATGCTGTAACCAAT AATGGACAAACCGCTTTAGATATTGCACAAAAACTTGGCTATATCAGTGTCATCGAAACTCTAAAGGTTGTAACAGAAACTATCATTACTACGACACATACTATCactattgaagaaaaatatagagtaCAAGCACCTGAATCCATGCAAGAAACGTTCATGAGCGACAGTGAAGATGAAGGTG GTGGTGATGAAATCGGCATAGCAGCCATGAATGTGTACGGGCAGCCTCCACACGCGCAACACGTGTACCTTCCTTCTTACTACCAGGGCCAAATGACCTATACCC GTGAAGATCCAATGCTCAGCGACCAACATCAATACCGTTACATGACTGTTGATGATATGAAATCTATGGGAGACGACTCCATGCGTGTCAATGTGACGGATGATGAGAGAGATAATCGACATGCTGGAG CTCCCACAATAACAGAAATGATCACCAAGGAAAATTATCAACGTTCTAATGCCGCAAATCTCAAGCCAGACAATATAGATATCAATAGGCATCCGGTTCACGTTGG cTATGTTTGCGCATAA